A window of the Hyphomicrobiales bacterium genome harbors these coding sequences:
- a CDS encoding ABC transporter permease, giving the protein MNGVRAFGKKLAATPGVLPATTFAVILIVWEFSAWFFAIPSYLLPAPSRIADGFGAVDATRWLEHIWATLRVALIGYAVSIVVALPIAIGLTRSKVLSDSFYPLLVVIQSTPVVAIAPIIIVVLGSGDAPRVVITFLITFFPLVVSMTTGMMATPPELIELSRSLRAPMWRDFSQIRIPFAIPYIFSGLKISITLAVIGSVVSEFVAADKGIGYFIQFSTSLFKIPQAWAGLAILVAMSLVLFQLVSAVQRIFFPWSLRKDTQ; this is encoded by the coding sequence ATGAACGGAGTTCGCGCATTCGGCAAGAAACTCGCGGCAACGCCCGGCGTGCTGCCGGCGACGACCTTTGCCGTCATTCTCATCGTCTGGGAGTTTTCGGCCTGGTTCTTCGCCATCCCGTCCTATCTGCTGCCGGCGCCGAGCCGGATTGCCGACGGGTTCGGGGCGGTCGACGCCACTCGCTGGCTCGAACACATTTGGGCGACGTTGCGCGTTGCGTTGATCGGCTACGCGGTTTCTATCGTCGTCGCGTTGCCGATCGCCATCGGCCTGACGCGCTCGAAGGTGCTGTCGGACAGCTTCTATCCGCTGCTCGTCGTCATCCAGTCGACGCCGGTCGTCGCCATCGCGCCGATCATCATCGTCGTGCTCGGTTCGGGCGACGCGCCACGCGTGGTCATCACCTTCCTCATCACCTTCTTCCCGCTGGTCGTCTCAATGACGACGGGGATGATGGCGACACCGCCGGAGCTGATAGAGCTGTCGCGTTCGCTGCGCGCGCCGATGTGGCGCGATTTCTCGCAGATCCGCATCCCTTTCGCGATCCCCTACATCTTCTCCGGTCTGAAGATCTCGATCACCCTCGCCGTCATCGGCTCGGTGGTGTCGGAGTTCGTCGCCGCCGACAAGGGCATCGGCTACTTCATCCAGTTCTCCACCTCGCTGTTCAAGATCCCGCAGGCCTGGGCGGGTCTCGCGATCCTCGTCGCGATGTCGCTGGTGCTTTTCCAGCTTGTCTCGGCCGTACAGCGAATTTTCTTCCCGTGGAGCCTGCGCAAGGACACGCAATGA